One segment of Streptosporangium brasiliense DNA contains the following:
- a CDS encoding RNA polymerase sigma factor — MSSALVMAAQRGDTMAMNDLLAELTPYLGRVCGPIALDSGPDAVQEALIAVFRHLRELREPEALHGWARAIAVREAVRIAKRDARSRPEELGELPSREDVERAVDVQDVLERLSPEHRAVLVLRDLEGVPEEDAARSLRVAPGTVKSRLHRARENFRRAWSS, encoded by the coding sequence ATGAGCAGCGCGCTGGTGATGGCGGCCCAGCGGGGTGACACGATGGCGATGAACGACCTGCTGGCCGAGCTGACCCCCTATCTGGGCCGGGTGTGCGGGCCAATCGCGCTGGACAGCGGGCCCGACGCGGTGCAGGAGGCGTTGATTGCCGTGTTCCGGCACCTGCGGGAGTTGCGGGAGCCCGAGGCGTTGCACGGCTGGGCGCGGGCGATCGCCGTGCGGGAGGCGGTGCGGATCGCCAAGCGCGACGCTCGTTCGCGTCCTGAAGAACTGGGCGAGTTGCCGTCCCGTGAGGATGTGGAGCGGGCGGTGGACGTCCAGGACGTGCTGGAGCGGCTCTCCCCCGAGCATCGGGCGGTGTTGGTGCTCCGCGATCTCGAAGGGGTGCCGGAGGAGGATGCGGCGCGCTCGCTGCGGGTGGCGCCGGGGACGGTGAAGTCCCGGCTGCACCGGGCCCGGGAGAACTTCCGCCGCGCCTGGAGCTCATAA
- a CDS encoding DUF3995 domain-containing protein, which produces MKTPRPAAIAAGILLADATVHAIWLTGLTWPASDTRTLSLAVLNAEVPFIPRVLVPLIVLLITAATAVLIRARTRGGRAATLVTAAVATGASLRGLAGLVWAFGLGADPATPFYWLNLLLYTPLCFALATTTAVTLKGRISSRWPA; this is translated from the coding sequence ATGAAAACCCCACGCCCCGCCGCCATCGCCGCCGGGATCCTGCTCGCCGACGCGACCGTCCACGCGATCTGGCTGACCGGCCTGACCTGGCCCGCCTCCGACACCCGCACCCTGTCCCTGGCGGTGCTGAACGCGGAGGTCCCCTTCATCCCCCGGGTGCTGGTGCCCCTCATCGTGCTGCTCATCACCGCCGCCACAGCGGTGCTCATCCGTGCCCGAACTCGAGGCGGCCGAGCGGCCACCCTCGTCACCGCGGCGGTGGCGACAGGTGCTTCGCTCCGAGGCCTTGCGGGCCTGGTGTGGGCCTTCGGCCTGGGCGCCGATCCGGCGACCCCGTTCTACTGGCTCAACCTCCTGCTCTACACCCCGCTCTGCTTCGCGCTTGCGACCACCACGGCCGTGACCCTGAAGGGCCGCATCAGCTCCAGGTGGCCTGCCTGA